The DNA segment attgttcactTTAAAAAACCTTATAAGTTTTTTCATTCCCTTTAACTAGTTTTAAGTCTACTATAACTCGTAATATTGGGGccaatattaggtatattaggTGGAAACCGGTTTTCCACGAACTTTAGAGATAAGTGAAaacgattgtaatttgtatgtaatAGCTTGTATGTGGTTAAAACGCACGGTTCAAAGTTCAAACGCTGTTTGTACCGGAACTTGGGTATTCTTTAGAACTTTGTGAATTGCTGTGCTGTCTCTAAGTGTAACCTAACGTGTGTCCAGGGGCCGCAGCCGCTTACCCCATGGCTGGGGGTATGGGACGCCACCAGGGAGCTGTCACACTGTCTGCAGTGGGAGCCCACCGCCGTCGCCATCGTtggtaagtactaagtacttCCCCATAGATGAAGATAATACcctcactaatattataaaatactagatgacgcccgcaactccgttgcgccaaaactcgttaattgcgcgggaaccatacatttttccgggaccagaagtatcctatgtcatttcccgggactgaaagtatctccatgccaaatttcagcaaaatcggttcagcggtttgggcgcgaagaggtaacagacagacacactttcgcatttattaatataattcccacaccggtttcggtgacggtcactgaaaccaggccagctacgcaggagtaattttatagtgcccaagtgtgtgcgtagtacacaagagcactctctattcctttactctcataaaccagtgggacggaagaccgacacgaccggtgagagatcaggcgcaggacggacattttacatgtccatccgacgcatggatcatcttacttgtcagacaatcaggtgatcagcctgcattgtcttaaccaaacttggaaataacaatatgtttccaacgcgggaatcgaacctgtcgtaggttcgattccgagtcaagagccgcgctctatacactagaccacggaggcgtttataatattagtatggaagtatggatagtatgtaTGTGAGAGTGTGTTACCTCTTAAGGCTTAAACGGCCGAAcgcatttagatgaaatttagtatgatgATACTTGAAAGATTTATGTTAGGACTAATTGACTATTGCAAAtaacaaaaactttaaaaaggcacagtattacaaaataaattagaaCAAAGGAGTTTGAAGTTCAGCTTACTTAAATGTTATACTTACCATGTTTATTTCAATCACTGAATGCTTTTCTGGGAAATATTGCAAAACGTTGCGTTACTAAATACGACGATGCAGTACAGTCGACAAAATGAAAGTTTGAGATGTTAAAATTAATCGTGCGATCCACGATGAATTTTTCTAAGATGGACTTATCTAAAAAAATGATCTCTACGTCAGCTGGGACGTCAAGAAAATGTGTGTAGCGGTTTGGAACTATTACAAAATCATCCCAATCAAAACAATTCCTATTTTCCTAACGTCAATTATTTTCAAGCGAATTCAATTGCTAAACCATAAACATCTATTTTCCTCGACCGTGCACGTGTACAATTCGTAAATTCCTACACTCGATTATGCcttgcataattattattatccttattgAAAATAGACCATTTTCCTGTTATGtaccttataataattatcttgaTAATATTGTGACATAATACCGGAATAACCAACTACATAGTTTTAACCACAGATCAGTTAACCAATAATAAacagtttaataaaatatattacatcaaCTGTTTTAATATCAAGTAAATTAATCATACGTATTTTTTAGCTTTTAGTGGCAGAAACTATTTttcaattgtaataaaaatgctAAAACTGCCTTTAACATGGTAAAGTCTAAACAAAAAAcatacttttaatatttaattgttgCTCACACTGAATATTTTGTTGGCAGAAATTCGGAAaagttatttaagtatttaaatgttattcatAAATGTATGTCATTAAGCGTACGGAGCTTTACCTATTCACGcaaaaaccgctaaaccgattttgatgcaaTTTGAGATTTGGTATGTAGATTGCAATTCCAAGGACATAGTTATTTGATTATACCTCGGATATTTTGATCACGTCGATAATATCACGTCACCTCACTCGTAGCTAATAATAGTAAAATCCTTTGTATTCTATTAATAGATAACATCAAAAGATTTTCCTTATATTTAGGAGTCGGTTTTAGGAGAAGAGGCTGTTAAGTAACGCCTTTTATGAGAGAGTATGATAATAGAGGATTGTATTTTTagactatattatattcatagtaTGAAATGatgatacttatttttttttgtatgtaagataactgataagtaaagaaattaattttaataaaaactaaataaataggCGTTAagctaaattttaaattataccaACACACATCACAATTGGCACACTTTGGCATCTAtgccaacaattttttttaaacggactttggcccaccacactttcccaccactgtatctcctgtgtcgccaggatcgacagcggtatccgaCCACGAAAACCCTCAAAACCCTCAAAATGATATGATCTCatggagcccgagggacatgctaaaactgaagaagaaaataggaggagtaggaagaattccaattTCCCTCTACatacaaagcgggagacagcacaaagttgcaatgaccgaaagtcagaGAAGTTAAGAGGGAGCACCACGGAAATAAGGCTAATAGTTGTGACTCCTAAGCTGAAGCTAAGTTAATATTGGAGTTTATTGTGTTTGACTgtcgccaataataattgtgacaaaaacgcttgaaggcacggaagttcctagcgctgtccacgagatcagtGTAGTATGCGACCCCAGACTTACAATATCGGTTGATCTATGCCAACAATGTAATAGAATGAAAAAGAATGTGATATTATCTCCCTGTTGTATTTTCTAGGTGCGGAAGACTGCCTCTTCCTTAACGTGTTCACACCGGACCTCAAACCGGCTTCACTGCTGCCCGTGGTGGTCTACATCCACAGCGGCGCCTTCATGTTCGGAGCTGGCTCGCTGTATGGACCAGCACATCTCATGGACAAGGATCTAGTGGTTGTTACCATCAACTACAGACTGGGACCGCTTGGTAAGGAATAAGGACtctgaagattttttttttaatgaaataagggggcaaacgagcaaacgggtcacctgatggaaagcaacttccgtcgcccatggacactcgcagcatcagaagagctgcaagtgcgttgccggccttttaagagggaatagggtaataggggagggtagggaagggaagggaatagttgagggtagggaagggaatagggtaggggttaggggattgggcctccggtaaactcactcactcggcgaaacacagcgcaagcgttgtttcacgccggttttctgtgagaacgcggtatttatccggtcgagccggcccattcgcgccgaagcatggctctcccatttaGACCCCTGATAAAAATGGTTTGTCTGTCTTTTGGTTTCAAGCTGACACGAACGAGAGTGATCTTACATTTAAAgcaatagttcatcatcatcagcccgaTCAGTGCAGAAGCTTTAGGTTTATCTATTTCATGTTCTTGGCAATAGTTTGCTAAGAACTTTGGGTATATCTATTTCATGAAAGGTTGTAAGCGACTTTAGTGATCTTACAGGTTTAGTAAAATTACTGAAAGTCGCTTACAACCTTTCGTGGGGTTTATTTTAATTCCTAACTTAACATTTTGTAAACACTTGATAacttagtaatcacaaaaatacacaatcatTCTTATGATACTGTAATGACACAAGTAAAGTTGCGGAAATAAGTTAGACTTTAATAATCTAATCTGTCGCAACTCGCAATCATAAGAATATTATGgtattattatgaatgcaaaTTACGAAATAATAAGACCAGCAAGAAAGGCTTAAAATGTAGTTCAGAAACTTTTGGTTAAGCAAAGTTATTTTTCATTCTCCTTGTTCATCTTACACCCGTATAAGCTATCAATATGTTTTCTTGAAACAAATTGATAGCTTATAGTAAGACTATAATATGTAGACGATGGATGGCATTGATGAGTAATGATGTTTCCAGGATTCCTCAGCACGGGTGACGACGTGATCTCCGGCAATGCTGGCCTCAAAGACCAGGCGTTTGCCCTCAAATGGGTGCAGGAGAACATTCGGGAATTCGGTGGAGACCCCAACAGCGTGACTCTCACAGGTTGCTCCGCTGGCTCCGCCAGTGTGCACTATCAGTACTTGTCGCCAATGTCTAAAGGTATGTATCTCTTCTATATAAGTAGGCCGTATAGGTCCTAGGGGCAGCGTCGTCCTAGGGAGTGGCAGGTTTCACAAAGTGGCCcacactcataaaaatataaacccgGCTATGTCTCTTCCTCTCCTTATTTCTCTCTCACTGTCTGTGAGTTTCTCTCTGGTGGAATTCGGGATTTGGCGGATATTCTCTAACTGCTGTGCTGATTCACTTAATATTTATAGGTATTTGTCACCGTCATCTACtgaatttttcattatttctcgCTCAGATCAATACAGTTTGTGGTATAGATTAAGCCCATGTAAGTAGGAAGTGAGAATACGACCACTTCTTACTTACATGGGCTTAATCTATACCACAAACGTATTTATTAAGTACTCATAGAACAGTTTTATAAAGCTTGTTTACAATTTAAACGATGATGCTAATTATTTGTTacaaagtatttattatttaacagcGTATTCTAGAgttttacaatttataaaatataacctcaacTTTATAACTATTTCAACCAGTTTTCAATACCGCCCACTACAAACTTTATGAAATAATAGAGGTAGTTCTTTTATGATCTGATAAAGTTGTActgcaatattattttttgaacttGTGTTTATTACGTAGAATACACTAGGCCAATATTAATAAACTACACATTTAAAAGCACGTATAAAATTGAATACGGGAAGGCAGTTATATAGAGTACTTTTAATTGCAACGAATACACGCTTTTCACTAGAATCTGCCTCATTAATCGAGGTCACGGGCAACCCTCATTTTTAATAACCACTTGATCTTCAACTCAGGTACATTCCACCGTGGCATCGCCTTCAGCGGTTCAGCGTTTGCCCCCTGGGCGTACGCCCCAAAGCCGGCCAAGAACGCGAAGGCCCTGGCCAGGCTCGTCGGCTGCCCGCACCAGGACACCAGGGAGTTGGCCGAGTGTCTCCGCCTGAGACCTGGAGAAGTCATCATCAACGCCATGGTCCAGATGTTTGTGAGTTTTTCATTTTTACTGAGAAAGACACTGATGCAATTTTAACTGCTGCACATAGAACCATTAATTGatttaacttaattaaattagAGATAACGAATCATTAAATATGTCTAAGTGCGGCAGTTGGAAAGTTTAAGAGAAATATgtaaattgatttttttgttaGGACCGTCACTGATGCAACTAAGTCTTAAAGAAGTTTTTTTGGTTAAAAAAGGCACAGATGTAACTTCTCCTAATGTCTTAAAAGAagtttaaattatgtaaaaattctGAAATTATGGAACTCAGTACCGCAAAACttttggaaaaaattataattttatatctaaGAGACACACCACGGACGGCTCATCGCAGATCTACAGATtttaggcttcagtctcgaaattaGCGACGCAGCGGGGCGACGCGTGACAACTGATAatgtatatgttaccgttaaaATGTGGAATACGTTAATATGCACATtaactaggtaatctgcagaattcctgataccatccgttaaagtttgaaaaaataaaaaaagcttaTATAATgcactttacctagttagtttgcataGTAACAAATAGTACATATCGTTAAATTGTAAATGCCATGTGACCTATTGTTAAATTCATAAACCGGAGGGAGCGCAGTACCGCTGGAGTACCGTACGAGATAATAAGAGTAATATCCTTCTCCCTTTCTACGAGGCTGGTCTCCTGCAGTTTCGAAGCAGAAGTGGAAGACTTCTGCCAGCATCTTCCATTGAAACCCGTTGCCTTTGACCCTGTAAGGACTTAAGGAGGCTGTACACACTAGGAGCCAACGAGACGAGGACGAGAGAGCCCTGTAGACACTCGCGCTCGGCCCGTCTCGGGGTGTCTCgacgagagtgtacagccgccATAACGTAACCGTTTCTGCAGGACTGGCACGCGCACATGTTCACTCCCTTCTTGCCGACGCTGGAGGTGTCCACCGCCAAGGATCCCTTCATCACGGAGTACCCGTACTTCGCGGCGCAGGCCGGCGCCATGCACCGTCTCCCGCTCGTCGCGACCATGACGGCTGCCGAGGGATTGTATCCTGCTGCTTGTGAGTAACCTAATGGGGATGGTCTTTTAAAAAATCGACCAGCCGATACtattttatcgaacgcttatgtcaattttatacattttgattggcgattctataaagaatgCACCCAGTACCTTTTTTTTTGGTGCGCAGGGGAAGAGCGCCCCGGGTTGGgggtgtgcctcagttaagctgaagcacgcCGGGGGTATGTGGGGACTCCCAGCGAGAAGCGCCGGGCTTACCCACTAAATCCatctgcggtttgccttcagccgtatacggagggatgtcctggatctgtctaacacaggactccctccacgaccggccggtctacctcaagggaccggacttccaccaaagttagggaacgcttcggcaaactgaagcgttcccctcggcgccgggactaccTAAGCCGGGCTGGTTCAAGCACCCAGTACCTACCAATTACCTAAGAAGAAACTAATAAGTAAAGTAGGTTAAAAGTAAATATACTTTTAACCTACTttgcatattatattcttattaaaagtattaaaactatGATACAGAAAGAATTTTCCCGGCGGGCGCGGCGTGTGACTTAACTTTCCTTTTCTTCCATTGTTTTACTTGCttcttattacttttattaCGTGCCTACTGCATTTTATTCTATTGTTTTCCAGTTTTTTCTATTAGTCATTTTAATCTCATTATCAATACGGTTATACGTTAATAATTAGTCACTGTTTAACTATTGGTTACAGCTACGGAATGTGAATCTTAATAAACAcaaccataaaaaaataaaataaaatataatcccaccaaaaatatttcttgtaaaatgttgctgtgacgaccacataaggtttaccttGCGAAaaagataataagtaatatgagatctcatgtagagaaaagcttctgaatctacacggcctaacactactgaccctaacttataCACTATAccagtaatttataaaataagacaTCGATTATTTCACCCCGTAAACACCCCAGATTCCGACTTGCCTACCCTAGATGAGTTTATTAAATCCGTAAATTTATtacctacaaaaaagtccgccgGCATGGACAACATTTCTAACAATGCTTCTCGAAAGGCTGGGCCAGCGATTTTAGAAGTTTTCTAATAAATGTATTGCAGAAGGCACGTTCCCAAAAATTTTGCGAATCGGCACAATTAAATTAATCCCAAAAGTCGGtgattatcattctaagagttaccaagaagttttccgatgaatctataaTAGTACATGTGTCTTTAAAAGAGTtcatttttttcttaagttaacTGTGCGAGCATCtttcattatacataatatagcttCTAGACTAAAAAGGTGAATGATCGCTGGATACACCTCCCATTTTGACTATACCTATCAATCTCTAATAGCACCTTCCTTCTAGACTACCAGAAGAACCCAAGCTACCTCCAGGAGATAGAGGACAAGTGGGAGGTGCTGTGCAGCAACCTCTTCGAGTACAACGACACGGCTACACTTTGTCAGCGCCCTGGCCTGGCCAAGAGGATAAAGGAGGAGTACCTGGGAGGGAAACCCGTCAGCCAGGAGACTTACCCGCAGCTGGTTGAGGTGAGTTTTGAAGAACCTTTGAAAGAGAGACATGTATGATGTTATAAGTGATGTTATGTTACACACCGTAAACACTACGCACATATTTACAGTAGGTAGTTTAGTTCCAGATGGGCCATAGCCCGTAACTTTAATTacgttaaatttaatttttttttaatatttcttaaattcaagttaatttaaaatatgtgaaatgtataaaaacttgttaaataaatacatattctTAATAGCAACATGCACTAGTTATTACTTGataataaatagtttctttatattttgtgtCATTTACTTGTACCAAAATACATTAATTCTGTAAGTTTacaatatgaaataataaacttttctatgaatttataaaattgataaaattgcATTGCATCGATCGGTGTCAAACTCAAACTGAAAATgttctaatttcaaaaaagttttACACTAacgtcaaatattttttaaaattttaatccccgacaaaaaagaggagcGTTATAAGTTtgattattttgtgttatttttgACAATGATTGAGTGTTGTCGGTTTTGTAAAAATCTAATTTCATTGTTGATCCCTTAACTCGATTAGACCaggattataatattgaatCCCTGATCCAGAGTTGATCGATTATAATCTCTGAAATTCAGCAGCTAAAATGAACCAGCTTTTAACATAATGAATAATTTGATTTAGCAGAAATATTGTGGATTCAGGAAGCGATTTTAATCTAAATTGAGAAACTGATTTCCATGAACTGAAATCTAAAGACCCTTCCTTCTACACGTTGGCCTATGATACCTCGATTGTcgcaatttcattaaaatcggttcagctgtttcggcgtgaagaggtaacagacagacctacggacatactttcgcatttataatataatattagtatttatagtATGATATTTGTTTTTAACTTTACCTTATTTTCATATTTAGGTGACTTCCAAGCAGTAAACTCGCATCAACAAACTGTATCGACAAATCCAAAATCAATACATGATTTTCAATAATACTCGTATAAGTACAacgtatttttaactttttcacGCAATATACGCGTAAAGTTTGTCGAAACTCCAGTTTTCAGCTTTCAGAAAGAACTTTGCTTTTACGTGTATCAAATGATACGAAAATAGCTATAGGCTATACGTATACAAATAACAATGTGTTTGAAAGTGACTTTGTTTGTACCTACTTGATATGGAGCGGGAGCTAAGACCAGCTTCACGAAAAAAGAGAATCGCGCGCGATAACGCAAAAAATTCGCTAGAAAATCGATTGCGTGAATGTGCGAACCGTCCTCACAATTCACACGTTCACTGGTTTTTACAATGTCGCATCGTGTTAGTTAAATAAGGTCTGCTTGTGTACTTGATCTTCGTTAGGAAGAATGTATGACTCGCAGAATTGAGGTAGTTTCTAGCGTACCCGCGACTCTTACCAACTTACTCTTAGCAACCGCCTTAAGCGGGCAGTGGACCACCATGGGGTTTTACTGGGGAGTCCCACTTACCACGGCCTGTTTCCCCAAATACGATGCGTAAATTTCCAATTTCCCATGTAAAAAAAGAGAGGATGTAAATAGCTAATGTGTAATAATTTCCAGGCGCTAGGCGACAGGCACTTCGGCATGAGCATCGCGCGTATGGTGACGTCACACGCGCGTACTTCCCCCACCTACATGTACAAGTACAACCACCGCGGCGAGCACAGCCTCTCGCATCATATCGCCAAGAATAAGAACTACTACGGTAAGTGCCTCAAAGGACGAGAGTAATGACGTAAGGTTTCGGAGTTTTTGCTAAATGCCTCGAagtactatcagaaaaattgattcttaggcagatggcggacctaagtaatttggtcgcgttaactCAAACCCGTCCGACCggtcacagctaacattgaattgacataagctaacaaaatgatgtaggtccgtcaactgcctaggaatcaatttcctcaatggtaaATACAAAGAACGAATGACGGTATTGCATTCCAGAATTGTTTAGAACGCGTACCTAgctctacaaaattataatgcaTCCATAAACGTTTAAGAAGAAGGATCTATTTAGTTATTTACATACTCGCTAATGTGtcgatacaatataatatgcgaATCGCTACGCGTCTAACTCACACTTCCTGAACAGGGTCTTAGTAGTCCCGTAACTTCGGGATTTTGGCGCTTATTCTCCAGGCTATAAGGTTGATAATTTCCAGGTGTGAGCCACGCTGACGACATAATGGAGATCTTTCAGTTCCTGTGGACGTCCAGCTCAGACGCTGACGTCAAGATGCGGGACGCGCTGCTCGATATGATATACACCTTCGCTTCCACAGGGTAACACACTTACCCCTACCATTATACTCCGCGTGATCTTCTGtcgtactcagagacgaatattaatcagtttaatgtaattaaatgattttgacataaaccacatacaaactcttcattaaattgaagtttaatcatcattaaatgtctctgtgtGCGGCTGTAACTATTGTAGACATTACATCCACCTCCTACAATATCCAATCtaaaagaattattattaatgttaagtgtgtatgtattattatacaaaGGATAAACTTTAGCGTGGCATAATGTAACGTTCCGGCATAGTTTGTTTGCTCAAATTAAGTTGCGGGCAATACGAATATTCCTCGAAGCTCGCGGATTACATGTACGTCTGTACGTTCTGTATAATCCGCGGTCACATGGTGATCTGGATTTGTCTGAACTGTTTCAGACAAATCCGGATCACCATGTGTGGAGATTATTTCAACATGCAAAAGTGATACACCTGCTGACGTTGTTTAGGGACtatccataaagtacgtcacacgattttcaC comes from the Aricia agestis chromosome 6, ilAriAges1.1, whole genome shotgun sequence genome and includes:
- the LOC121727821 gene encoding venom carboxylesterase-6-like gives rise to the protein MLILLFVLCLSGALCQDPLVNIKHGALKGKWEESTKGRKFAGFWGIPYAKPPIGEYRFRGPQPLTPWLGVWDATRELSHCLQWEPTAVAIVGAEDCLFLNVFTPDLKPASLLPVVVYIHSGAFMFGAGSLYGPAHLMDKDLVVVTINYRLGPLGFLSTGDDVISGNAGLKDQAFALKWVQENIREFGGDPNSVTLTGCSAGSASVHYQYLSPMSKGTFHRGIAFSGSAFAPWAYAPKPAKNAKALARLVGCPHQDTRELAECLRLRPGEVIINAMVQMFDWHAHMFTPFLPTLEVSTAKDPFITEYPYFAAQAGAMHRLPLVATMTAAEGLYPAAYYQKNPSYLQEIEDKWEVLCSNLFEYNDTATLCQRPGLAKRIKEEYLGGKPVSQETYPQLVEALGDRHFGMSIARMVTSHARTSPTYMYKYNHRGEHSLSHHIAKNKNYYGVSHADDIMEIFQFLWTSSSDADVKMRDALLDMIYTFASTGVPKFPNALEWAPVKPDSPEVSYLEIFEHDQYEVKSEADIGRQQFWDSLGLKEYNNYHSLIREEL